Proteins co-encoded in one Marmota flaviventris isolate mMarFla1 chromosome 9, mMarFla1.hap1, whole genome shotgun sequence genomic window:
- the Tut1 gene encoding speckle targeted PIP5K1A-regulated poly(A) polymerase encodes MAAVDSDVESLSRGGFRCRLCHVTTANRPSLDAHLGGRKHRHLVELRAARKAQGLRSVFVSGFPRDVNSAQLSEYFQAFGPVASVVMDKDKGVFAIVEMGDMGAREAVLSQSQHSLGGHRLRVRPREQKEFQSPASKSPKGAAPDSHQLAKALAEAPDVEAQMVKLVQLRELSEAEQQLRSLVVALMQEVFTEFFPGCVVHPFGSSINSFDVHGCDLDLFLDLGDLEEPQSVLKAPESPSLDSALASPLDPQALACALASPLGSQSPASPQDSEALDCGTPSSSLAPQTPDSALASETVASPQSLPPASPLQEDRGEQDLGKALELAEAPKGEKPEGAAMLELVGSILRGCVPGVYRVQTVPSARRPVVKFCHRPSGLHGDVSLSNRLALHNSRFLSLCSELDGRVRPLVYTLRCWAQGRGLSGSGPLLNNYALTLLVIYFLQTRDPPVLPTVSQLTQKAGEGEQVEVDGWDCSFPRDASRLEPSTNVEPLSSLLAQFFSCVSGWDLAGSLLSLREGQALPVAGGLPSNLWEGLRLGPMNLQDPFDLSHNVAANVTSRVVGRLQNCCRAAANYCRSLQYQHRSSRGRDWGLLPLLQPSSPSSLLSAMPIPLPPFPFPQLSAAVVQVLREALGCHIEQGTKRPRSEGCGIEESLQGGTNKRLKLDGQKKSCEEGKEEQQGCVGDHSEDGVEEMVIEVGETPQDWAMQSPGQSGEPPLMTRKYLATGEEGQPGHVVLLAEQGPMGPKVAQEEMKGETGKGASSLSSVSWRCALWHRVWQGRRRARRRLQQQTKEGDGGNAGVGAEWLAVEAQVTQELGGLNCCEQRPETEPLLAFVASASEADRTLTVTPLRDSQGLFPDLHHFLQVFLPQALRKLL; translated from the exons ATGGCGGCGGTGGATTCGGATGTCGAATCGCTGTCGCGTGGGGGTTTCCGCTGCCGCCTCTGCCACGTTACTACAGCCAACC GACCCAGCCTAGATGCCCACTTGGGAGGCCGGAAGCACCGGCATCTGGTAGAACTTCGAGCTGCCAGAAAGGCCCAGGGACTTCGAAGTGTGTTTGTTAGTGGCTTTCCCAGGGATGTGAATTCTGCCCAGCTCTCTGAGTACTTCCAGGCATTTGGACCTGTGGCCAGTGTTGTCATGGACAAAGACAAG GGAGTATTTGCCATTGTGGAGATGGGAGACATGGgtgctcgggaggctgtcttatCACAATCCCAACACAGCCTGGGAGGACATCGCTTGCGGGTCCGGCCACGGGAGCAGAAGGAGTTCCAGAGTCCAGCCTCCAAATCCCCCAAAGGAGCAGCGCCTGATAGTCACCAGCTGGCGAAAGCACTAGCTGAGGCTCCGGATGTGGAAGCACAGATGGTAAAACTTGTCCAGTTGAGGGAATTGTCTGAGGCTGAGCAGCAGCTTCGGAGCCTTGTGGTGGCCCTGATGCAGGAGGTCTTCACAGAGTTCTTCCCTG GCTGTGTGGTCCATCCTTTTGGCTCGTCCATAAACAGCTTTGATGTCCATGGCTGTGATCTTGACCTCTTCTTGGATCTGGGTGACTTGGAAGAGCCCCAG TCAGTCTTAAAGGCTCCCGAGTCTCCATCATTGGACTCAGCCCTTGCTTCTCCACTGGATCCTCAAGCCCTGGCCTGTGCCCTAGCCTCCCCTCTAGGCTCACAGTCTCCAGCTTCTCCCCAAGATTCTGAAGCCCTGGACTGTGgaactccttcctcctccctggcACCCCAGACTCCGGACTCGGCTTTGGCCTCTGAGACTGTTGCCTCTCCCCAGTCCCTGCCTCCAGCCTCACCACTGCAGGAAGACAGGGGAGAGCAGGACCTGGGAAAGGCCCTGGAACTAGCAGAGGCCCCAAAGGGGGAGAAGCCAGAGGGAGCAGCAATGCTGGAGCTCGTGGGATCCATTCTCCGGGGCTGTGTCCCTGGGGTGTACCGAGTCCAAACTGTGCCTTCTGCCCGGCGCCCTGTTGTCAAGTTCTGCCATCGACCTTCTGGTCTTCATGGTGACGTCTCCCTCAGTAACCG GCTAGCCCTACATAATTCCCGTTTCTTGAGTCTCTGCTCTGAGCTGGATGGGCGAGTCCGGCCCCTTGTGTATACTCTCCGCTGCTGGGCTCAGGGTCGAGGGCTGTCAG GGAGTGGCCCGCTTCTGAATAACTACGCCTTGACCTTGCTTGTGATCTATTTCCTTCAGACCAGGGACCCTCCTGTGTTGCCCACTGTGTCCCAACTCACCCAAAAAGCAG GTGAGGGAGAGCAAGTGGAAGTTGATGGCTGGGACTGTAGTTTCCCCAGGGATGCCTCAAGACTGGAGCCCAGTACCAATGTGGAGCCCCTCA gttCCCTGCTGGCTCAGTTCTTCTCCTGCGTTTCTGGCTGGGATCTTGCTGGCTCACTGCTATCCCTGAGGGAGGGTCAGGCATTGCCAGTGGCAGGGGGCCTGCCCTCTAATCTTTGGGAAGGTCTGCGCCTTGGCCCCATGAATCTCCAGGACCCCTTTGACCTGAGTCACAATGTTGCAGCCAACGTGACCAGCCGGGTGGTTGGGCGACTACAGAATTGCTGCCGAGCAGCAGCTAATTACTGCCGAAGCCTCCAGTACCAGCACCGTTCCTCTAGGGGTCGGGACTGGGGGCTGCTCCCCCTTCTGCAGCCCAGCTCTCCGAGCTCCTTGCTGTCTGCCATGCCCATCCCCTTAcccccttttccctttccccaGCTCAGTGCTGCTGTGGTCCAGGTGTTAAGAGAAGCCTTGGGATGCCATATAGAACAGGGAACCAAGAGACCACGGTCAGAAGGATGTGGGATTGAAGAGTCTCTCCAGGGAGGGACGAACAAAAGATTGAAACTTGATGGACAGAAAAAGAGCTGtgaggagggaaaagaggagCAGCAGGGATGTGTAGGGGACCACAGTGAAGATGGGGTGGAAGAAATGGTTATAGAGGTTGGAGAGACACCACAAGACTGGGCCATGCAGAGTCCTGGGCAATCAGGGGAACCACCCCTGATGACCAGAAAGTATCTAGCCACTGGAGAAGAGGGACAGCCAGGCCATGTAGTGCTGCTGGCTGAGCAGGGACCCATGGGACCTAAGGTGGCCCAAGAAGAGATGAAGGGCGAGACAGGGAAGGGGGCATCTTCCCTGTCTTCAGTGAGCTGGCGCTGTGCCTTGTGGCATCGAGTATGGCAGGGGCGACGGCGTGCTCGGAGACGCTTGCAGCAGCAAACCAAGGAAGGAGATGGAGGCAATGCTGGCGTGGGAGCAGAATGGCTGGCAGTAGAGGCTCAGGTGACCCAAGAACTGGGGGGGCTGAACTGTTGTGAACAGAGACCAGAAACTGAACCCCTCCTGGCCTTTGTGGCATCGGCCTCCGAGGCTGACCGGACTCTCACCGTGACTCCACTCCGGGACTCCCAAGGCCTGTTCCCTGATCTCCATCATTTCTTACAGGTTTTTCTCCCTCAAGCACTTAGAAAACTCCTCTGA
- the Mta2 gene encoding metastasis-associated protein MTA2 gives MAANMYRVGDYVYFENSSSNPYLVRRIEELNKTANGNVEAKVVCLFRRRDISSSLNSLADSNAREFEEESKQPGVSEQQRHQLKHRELFLSRQFESLPATHIRGKCSVTLLNETDILSQYLEKEDCFFYSLVFDPVQKTLLADQGEIRVGCKYQAEIPDRLAEGELDNRNQQKMEMKVWDPDNPLTDRQIDQFLVVARAVGTFARALDCSSSIRQPSLHMSAAAASRDITLFHAMDTLQRNGYDLAKAMSTLVPQGGPVLCRDEMEEWSASEAMLFEEALEKYGKDFNDIRQDFLPWKSLASIVQFYYMWKTTDRYIQQKRLKAAEADSKLKQVYIPTYTKPNPNQIISVGSKPGLNGAGFQKGLTCESCHTTQSAQWYAWGPPNMQCRLCASCWIYWKKYGGLKTPTQLEGAARGTTEPHSRGHLSRPEAQSLSPYTTSANRAKLLAKNRQTFLLQTTKLTRLARRMCRDLLQPRRAARRPYAPINANAIKAECSIRLPKAAKTPLKIHPLVRLPLATIVKDLVAQAPLKPKTPRGTKTPINRNQLTQNRGLGGIMVKRAYETMAGAGVPFSANGRPLASGIRSSSQPAAKRQKLNPADAPNPVVFVATKDTRALRKALTHLEMRRAARRPNLPLKVKQTLIAVRPPVPLPAPTHPASTNEPIVLED, from the exons ATGGCGGCCAACATGTACCGGGTGGGGG ATTACGTCTATTTTGAGAACTCCTCCAGCAATCCTTACCTGGTTAGACGGATTGAGGAGCTCAACAAG ACTGCAAATGGAAATGTGGAAGCAAAGGTTGTTTGTCTTTTTCGGCGAAGGGACATTTCTAGTAGCCTCAACAGCCTGGCTGATAGTAATGCCA GGGAGTTTGAGGAGGAATCAAAACAGCCAGGGGTATCGGAGCAGCAGAGACATCAGTTGAAACACAGGGAACTTTTTCTTTCTCGGCAATTTGAATCATTACCAGCCACCCACATAAG GGGGAAATGCAGTGTGACCCTCTTGAATGAGACAGATATTTTGAGCCAGTACCTGGAAAAGGAG GACTGCTTTTTTTATTCACTGGTGTTTGACCCTGTGCAGAAGACACTTCTAGCTGATCAAGGGGAGATCAGAGTTGGTTGTAAATACCAAGCTGAGATCCCAGATCGTCTGGCAGAGG GAGAATTGGATAATCGGAACCAACAGAAGATGGAGATGAAGGTCTGGGACCCAGACAATCCTCTCACAGACCGGCAGATTGATCAATTTCTCGTGGTGGCCCG AGCTGTGGGGACCTTTGCGAGAGCCCTAGATTGCAGCAGCTCCATTCGGCAGCCAAGCCTGCACATGAGTGCAGCTGCCGCTTCCCGAGACATCACTCTG TTTCATGCCATGGACACATTGCAAAGGAATGGCTATGACTTAGCTAAAGCCATGTCGACCCTGGTGCCCCAGGGGGGCCCAGTGCTGTGTCGGGATGAGATGGAGGAATGGTCTGCCTCTGAGGCTATGCTCTTTGAGGAGGCCCTAGAGAAGTATGGGAAGGATTTCAATGACATTCGCCAGGATTTT TTACCCTGGAAGTCACTTGCCAGCATAGTTCAGTTTTATTACATGTGGAAAACCACAGACCGGTATATTCAGCAG AAAAGATTGAAAGCTGCTGAAGCAGATAGCAAACTGAAACAGGTCTACATCCCTACCTA cactaaaccaaaccctaaccagatCATTTCTGTGGGTTCAAAGCCTGGTTTGAATGGGGCTGGATTCCAGAAGGGCCTGACTTGTGAGAGCTGCCACA CCACACAGTCTGCCCAGTGGTATGCCTGGGGCCCACCCAACATGCAGTGCCGCCTTTGTGCTTCCTGTTGGATCTACTGGAAGAAATATGGGGGACTGAAGACCCCAACCCAGCTTGAGGGAGCTGCTCGGGGCACCACA GAGCCACACTCGAGGGGACATTTATCCAGACCTGAAGCCCAAAGTCTCTCCCCCTATACTACCAGCGCCAACCGGGCCAAGCTGCTGGCCAAGAACAGGCAGACTTTCCTGCTCCAGACCACGAAGCTGACCCGTCTTGCCAGACGAATGTGCAGGGACCTGTTACAGCCAAGGAGGGCTGCCCGACGACCCTATGCCCCTATCAATGCCAATGCCATCAAGGCAGAGT GCTCCATTCGACTTCCTAAGGCTGCCAAGACTCCACTGAAAATTCACCCTTTGGTGCGGCTGCCCCTGGCAACGATTGTCAAAGATCTGG TGGCCCAGGCACCTCTGAAACCAAAAACACCTCGGGGCACCAAGACACCAATCAACAGAAACCAGCTGACCCAAAACCGGGGCTTGGGAGGAATTATGGTGAAACGGGCCTATGAGACT ATGGCAGGGGCAGGGGTCCCCTTCTCTGCCAATGGAAGGCCTCTGGCCTCAGGGATTCGTTCAAGCTCACAGCCAGCAGCTAAACGTCAGAAACTAAACCCAGCTGATGCTCCCAATCCTGTGGTGTTTGTGGCCACAAAAGATACCAG GGCCCTGCGCAAGGCTCTAACTCACCTGGAAATGCGGAGAGCTGCCCGCAGGCCCAACTTGCCTCTAAAGGTGAAGCAGACGCTGATTGCAGTGAGGCCTCCAGTCCCTCTGCCTGCACCCACACATCCTGCCAGCACCAATGAGCCCATTGTCCTGGAGGATTGA